The Synechocystis sp. PCC 6714 genome includes the window AACAAGAGAAATTTCCTTCATTCCAAGCAGAACTTCCTCTGATGTTAAAGAAAGTAATGTTAGCTTTTTTTGCAGCTTTTGGTAACTTAAAACTTTTTCTATTTCCTACAGAATTTCTAGGGAAGTACAGCTCAAAATTTCCTTTTCACGGGCCAATTTTATTAGATTTTCTGGTAAACCTTGCCACAACTACGCAGAGAACTTTCATAATGCTGCTTCTCGTTAGTAAGCTCCTCACCGTTGCGCTGTAAACCATGCTCCCACTTTTCCCAATCAAAGACAGGAAACCGTGTTAGCTCAATTTTATCTCCGTGGGCTGTAACCCCATGGTTTCCGCCGGGAACTAGTTTTGCTCTAATTTCTGGGGGAAGACCTAGGATTTGATCTCAAGTGACAGTGGCGGTCAGAACTTGATTAATGGTGCCCATGGACTGAAAGAGGGAGCAAAAGCTATCATTGCCATCATGGGTTAGCTAGAAGAGAACATGCTCTGATGCTCAGTCTAACCGTGCTGTCTTTGAAAATAAAAATTGACCGAGTGCCTCGATTTTTCTGCTAACTAAGCAAGAGCAATGCACCCGGCCCACGGCTAATTTTGCAAGGAGGGTCAGAAAACTTCCGCTAACCCTTGCCAGATTTACTTTTTCAAGTCCTTAGCCATCTGGCGGAACATATCCAAACCCTTGTCGCTGGAACGGCGATCGCCGTTGACTGGGTTAGAGGTTGTTGGGGAAGGAGTGGACTCCGTCTTTGCACTGGGTATGGCTTGGCCATTGGCCTGGATTTTTCTGACTTCTAGGGCGGAAATTTCCTTGACCACTTCTGCCCCCTGGGAATTGAGGGTTTTGGGAAAACTCCGTTTAATTTTGATGGGGGTCCGCATGTATTCAGCATTGCCCAAGCTTTTGGCGTCGTCAGTTTCGAGGAAAAATGCCTCTTTCTTCACCGGTTGAGCAGGGGGATTGGATGCAATATCTTCGACGTACTGCGCTTTTTTACCAAATAAGCCAAATAATCCGGCCATTGATCGTTGCTCCTGGGAGATATTGTTAAAATTTATTGCGAATTGTTAAATTCTAGCAACTTTTGCCCCAGCGACAATGGCCTCCGCCCTGTTCTGCTCTGGTTTTCGGCGTTTGCCCATAGAGAACAATTAAAAAATTACTGCTCCCCCCTCGTCGTCATCCCCATCATCCATGGCATCCCAATCCATTCCATCCTGGTCCTGTTCATCTCCGTCTTCGTCATAATCATCCAAGTGGTCATTGTTGGAATCTTTGGAGGCATTGTTAACTGCACCAAGGTCGATTTGTTGACGGTAATAGTCCACGCTCCGAACCTGTACCTCCACTTCGTTGCCTAGGCGGTAGGAAGTACGACTTTTACGCCCGACTAAAGCGCATTGGCGACTGCGGAACTCGTACCAGTCATCTTTGAGGGAACTAACATGAACTAGGCCCTCAGCTAGTAGGTCGAAAATTTGCACGAAGAAGCCATAGGATTGAACACCAGTAATTAAACCGCGGAAAATTTCCCCAGTGCGGGCTTTCATTTTTTCCGCTTTTTTCAGTCCCGATAGGTCTTTTTCCGCATCTTCTGCGGTTTGCTCTCGGTCATTGAGTCCCAACACCAACTGGTGCAGATCCCCTTCAATGGCCTCCTGGAGGTTCGGGGGCAATACATTCCAATTAATTTGATTGCGGCAGGTGTGGCTATTTAGTTCTACCCCGGTTTTCATTTGTTTGGTGCGGCGATCGCGGCCTTCAGTGAGCACCAGTTTAAGCAACCTTTGCACCACCAAATCCCCGTAACGTTGGGCCGGCGAAATGCAATGGGTATAGCCAGAATTATAGGCTAGGGCAAAGTGGGGAGCGGGGTGGCTAAAATATTTTTCGATTTTGAGGGTGTTGGCCAATAGATGGTTTAGTACCGCTTTAGCCGGGAGGGATTCAAACGCCTGGCTGAGGTGATGGTAGTGTTGGGGAATAATGTCCCCTTCTAGGTCAATTTTCACACCCAAATCAAGGTTTTCCGCTAACTTAACAATGTCCGTAAGGTCCTCTGCTTCTGGAGCTATCTGGCCACAGTAAAGACCCGGTATGCCCAGGGCTTGGAGTTGTAGGGCCACTTCCCGCTGTAATACCACCATCAGTTCCGCTAGCAAACTGCGAATGGGTAGGCTTTCCTGGGTCATAATTACCCCCAAACGGCCTTCATCGAGGCGCTGGGCCGGCTCTTCCGTTTGCAGGTTAAAACTGCCCCTTTGTAGACGTTGGGATTTAATTAGGGGGCAAATCTGAAAAAATAGTTCCTGGAGTAGGCCACTGTAGGGCTTCAGGTCGTCATCGACCGATTCGAGTTCGGCCAGAGCTGTTTGCACTTGACTAAAATCCAGTTGGCGATCAACTTTGACCACACTGCGGTGGTATTCAAACCCCGTTACTTCCCCCTGGTCGTCCACTGTCAAAAAGAAAGATAAGGCTAGGCGGTCTTCGTCAGGAATAAGGGAACAACGGCCGGTTAAACCTTCGGGAAAAAGGGGACAAATATGTTCATCCAAGTATACGGTGGTGCCCCGTTTACGGGCCAACTGATCCAAAAGGCTATCTTCGGCAATGTAGTGGGCGATGTCGGTGACATGGATACCCACTTGCCATTGTTTTTTTTGTTTTTCCAGACTCAAGGCCACTTCCCGCCAGGGCAATGTTTCACCCCGGGGGCGATCGCCAAAGGTGATCAATGTTAGTTTGCGGTAATCCTGCCGTTGCTTAAGTTCTCCTGGTTCAATTTCCTTGGGCAAATTTTGCACGGCTTCGATGGCTTCCGGAGTCCAGCCTAAGGGCAAATCATGTTTGCAGGAAACAATATCAGTATCGGCGGCGGCTTCGGCGTCACTGCCCAGTACTTTGGTGACTTCCCCTAGGGGCGGATGCTGGGCAATGGGATAGCGGAGCACGGAAACATGGACTAGATGATCCACAGCTTCGGCTAAATTCTGCTTTTCATCCTGAAGCTCTAGCTCAAACAACAAACGGTCATCCAGGGGCACGGCCCGATAACGGTCTTCATTTTTCTTCACTTGGGCCAAAAGGGAGGGATTAGCCCGGTCAAGAATGAGATGGACAGTCCCTTCAGGGGATTTACGGCGGGTACCGTCTTTGATCACTTTCACCAGAACCCGATCGCCGTTCCAGGCATTGCTGAGATTCCCTTCCCGGACATAGATATCGGCGGCATCTTCATCGTCTTGGATGGCAAAACAAAAACCCTTACTGGAGCAACGTAACCGGGCTTCCACCACATCTTCCCGAGCCACGCGTTTATATTTACCCCTTTCTTTGACCAACACCCCCATTTTTTCCAAGGCATCGAGGACAATTTGTAGGGTCTCGATAGCTTCGGGGCTTTCGCAACCTAGTTTTTTTTCGAGAAATTTACCCGCTACTAACTTGTCGTCAACAAAATAGGACAAAAGTGTGGCGATCGAATAATCCATGAAACTGAATCCTGGGGTGGGCTTACGGGGTGAAGGGAAGTGATTGAATTGCCGGGTTTGCCATTGACCATTGAGTTTGTAGTGGGAATCCGCCCTCAGTGGGGATACTGAACCAGTCCAACTGCAGGTGTACAGATGTTTCAGAGACGGACTACCTCCCCCACCAATCCCTGGGAAGCGGGTTAACCATGGCAGGGGACAATTAAACCAGTATTAAGGGCAATGCACCGATGGAAGCAAATCCGACGATGACAATCCATAACAACCCTCAATTGTATCAAACAGGGGCCTAACCTCACGGTTCCCCGACTCTAACCAACAGCATTAGTGTTCTGTCAAAAGCCCGTCGGCTCGGGGTTTCTAGATTAAATAAAACAGGACTTCAATGTGGCGGAGCATAGCTTCTCGCTCTTCCTGGGAAACAAAATTCCGAAAACCATAAATTCTGGAGAGGGAAACCAGTTGAATGGTATAAATTTTCTAAGTATAGGTGCTGTCAACCCTAGCCTTGGCGGCTTGGGATAATTTAGACCACACTTCCGGCTTTTAGTCCCATTGCCGATTGAGTCGCCCCAGGCGATCGCCATGCCCCATTGCCCTAGGGTTGGCTAAGGATTGGTTCGATGAACCGGGGTAAAATAGGTAAGCACAAATAATAGCTTTAGTTTAGTGCCGTTTCCCCTTGTACCCAAAGGCTGTTGTGAACTACTTCTCCCTAATCGTCACACTAGGCTTGCTTGCGAGGAAAGGGAATTCCGGCCCGTGTTAGTTAAGTTTTTGATAACTGCCTAATATTTGCCAACAATGCCGCCATTTTTGCCCCGTAAACCATGAGTGAAACTTCCCTGCGCCCCGCCAAAATAAGTACTGTTCTACCAGGTTCCCTGGGGGAAGAAATGGGCTTTGAACCGGGGGATGCCATCGTGCGAATTAACGGCCAAGCACCGAGGGACTTGATTGATTACCAGTTTCTTTGCGCCGATGACTATTTGGAATTGGATGTGTTGGACAGCCAAGGGGAACTGCACGAACTGGCGGTGGAAAAGGAATTTGACCAGGATCTGGGTCTGGGGTTTGAAACTGCTTTATTTGATGGGTTGATCCAGTGCAATAACCGCTGTCCCTTTTGTTTCATTGACCAACAACCCCCAGGGAAGCGGGAGAGCTTGTATTACAAAGACGATGACTATCGCCTTAGTTTTCTCTACGGCAGTTACCTAACTTTGACCAACCTAAGCGCCAAAGAATGGCAGCGGATAGAGCAGTTGCGACTTTCCCCCCTCTACGTTTCCATCCATGCGACAGAGGCATCGGTGCGGGAAAGACTGTTAAAAAATCATCGGGCCGGTCAGATTTTAGACCAGTTGGCTTGGTTCCGGGAAAGACGCTTACAAATCCATGCCCAGGTGGTGGTGTGCCCCGGCATCAATGACGGTCAACATTTAGAACAAACCTTGCGGGATTTAGCCCAATTTCACCAAGGGGAAGTACCCACAGTAATTTCAGTGGCAGTGGTGCCAGTGGGATTAACTCGATTTCGTCCCTCCGAAGATGAATTAGTGCCTGTTAGCCGGCAGAAAGCGGTGGAGGTAATTGCTCAAGTTCAGGCCCTGCAGAGGGAATTTGCCCAACAATGGGACAGTCAGTTTGCCTGGTTGGCTGATGAATGGTTCCTCATTGCCCGCCGGGAATTACCGCCAGAATCCCATTACGAAGATTATCCCCAGATTGGCAACGGGGTGGGCTCTATCCGTCAGTTTATTAAGGAATTTCATCAACAAGCCCGGGAATTTTTGCCGCCGGCGATCGCCCCGGAGAGAATCTGGACCTGGGTGGTGGGCAATGCAGTAGAACAAGCATTTGAGCCCTTAGTGGAACAATTAAATCAAGTCAAAGGTTTAACGGTTAATTTAGCCCCATTGAACAGTAATTACTGGGGCCAAGAAATTACTGTAACGGGACTATTGACGGGGCAGGATTTAATCGCTAAATTGACAGGCAGAGACTTGGGGGATGGTGTTTTATTACCTGCTCTGATGTTGAAACATGATGATACTTGCTTTCTCGACGATCTCCAGGTGGCTGATGTGGCCCAAAAGCTAGGGACTACCATTTATCCCGTGGCCAATGTGGCTAGTTTGCTGGAACATTGTGTCAAGCCCATGGCAGTTCTGAACCATTGCTAAACAACCTACTTAGTTTTTTACAGTAGGGGGCAGCTTGTCCTCCTTGCCGCCATTGACGCTAACTGTTTTTGCCGTTTTCCCATTCCAGGAATCAATGGGCCAGGCACTAGTTTAAGTTGGACATTGCCCCATGGCCGGGGCCATTCGCTGGGCTGGGCACCTTTGGGCTCTTGCCATTTTCTGCGCCGATCTCTGGTTTACTGGTTAATCTGTCGATGAATCCTATAGACTTTTTTCTTTATTGCTCCAATTAGCTTTCCTTGGATGTACTCCATGCCCTTCGTGCCTAGTTTGCCGTCCACCGATGCCTCCATTCCCCCCGGCAATTTTGTCAATCCCCCTACTTCTCCCATAGTTATTCTTAAGGAGCTGGTGGCCAAGTTGTACCGGGAGCAGAATAAGGTACAGGACCTCCTGGGGGCCATGGGCTATGCTCTGCGGAGTTTGCATAATCTTAATCAGTTTTTGGAACTGACTCCCTTGATGGCCACTAGGGTAACGGACGCGGATGGGAGTGTACTAGTTCTGATGCGGGATGGGGAAATGGTTGTTTTTGAGCAAATCCATGGACACAAACATGGCCTGAAAGGCACCATCAAAGGAGCTTTGCAGAAGGCCCGTCAGAGTGCTTTGGCTCCTTCGGTAGACTCCTCTGGAATTTTAGTTCACTTCGACTGTAGTTTACGACGGGAATTACCGGCGATCGCCTGTTACAACACACCCATTTTGAGCCATCAACGGGAAGTAGGCCGCCTGTACATTTTCAGCCAAGACCGTAACTATAGCTGGACCCCCACCCGCCGCAAATTGCTACAGCTAATTTCCGATCAAACTGCCGTGGCGATCGCCAATAGTGATCTGAATCAGAAGTTGAGATCCAGGGAAAGTCAGGACCGGGAGTTGGAAATTGCTTCGGAAATCCAAAATCAACTTTTGCCCCGGTGTTGTCCCCAAATCAACGGCCTGGACATTGCCGCCCGATGTAAAACCGCCAGCCGAGTGGGGGGAGACTACTATGATTTCATTCCCGCCAACTATGACCAACTGCGCCAGGGGGACTGGTTATGCCGCAATATTACCCACATTGATGTGCCCTGGAGTATCGTCATCGGCGATGTGATGGGCAAAGGCGTACCAGCGGGGTTGATTATGACCATGACCAGGGGTATGCTCCGGGCGGAAGTGCTCAATCGCCATAGTCCGGCCCAAATTCTCAATCACCTCAATCGGGTAATGTACGCCGACCTGGAAAATTCCCACCGCTTCGTTACCCTGTTCTACTCGGAATATAACCCGGAAACTAGCATCCTTTCCTATAGCAATGCCGCCCATAATCCTCCTCTGCTGTGGCGGGCGGGTAGTGATTCGCCCCAATGCTTAATTCCTTTAGACACGGAGGGGGCCTTGATTGGTTTGGAGTCCGATTCCACCTACCGGGATGCCCAAATTCAGCTAATTCCCGGCGACGTATTATTGTATTATACTGACGGGCTGACCGATGCCGGTAATGCCAAAGGCGATCGGTTCGACGACAAAAATCTCCGCTTAGCTTTCCAGCACGCCTGCGAAAATTCCCAAACAGCCCAGGGCATCCTGACAGAAATTTTTACAGCAGTGGAAACATTTGTCGGCTCAGAGAATAGTCATCAAACCGACAAAATGCCCGCCCGGGACGATATGACATTGGTCGTTCTGCGGGTAAAATCGACTGAGTGAGCCTTAACTGTTTGGGAGCGAATGGCAATGTGGCAATGTGCAGAACTGGTTTTGACCGCTTTTCCCTTTGATGGCATAATCAATGCCCATCTATTCGCCGATACCAATCTTTTTGGCCATGGCTTTGACCAAGCCCTCTTCTTTGCTCAGTCAGTTCGGGAGGTCGATATTCTTGGGGATTTCCAGGATGCGTGGAACAATTTTATCAAAACCGGCCAGGTCTGGGCATTAATTATTGGTTTTGTCCTCGGATGGGGTTTTCGGGGCTTCACTGGGGGTTGATCTTTCCACCCAGCAGTAACAATTTTAAAAATTTAAAAACCACTTCCCGTTCTTCTTCCATCAAAAAATTTCTATCTCCAATGACAAAAAAAACCTGGAGCGATCGTTTTGAAGGCACCTTGCACCCCGCCATTACTCTGTTTAATGCCAGCATTGGTTTTGATATCGAACTAATTGAATACGACTTGGATGGCTCGATCGCCCATGGCAAAATGTTGGCTAAAACGGGCATTATCAGTGAAGGGGAAGCGGCACAGTTAGTGCAAGGCTTG containing:
- a CDS encoding ribonuclease R family protein; translation: MDYSIATLLSYFVDDKLVAGKFLEKKLGCESPEAIETLQIVLDALEKMGVLVKERGKYKRVAREDVVEARLRCSSKGFCFAIQDDEDAADIYVREGNLSNAWNGDRVLVKVIKDGTRRKSPEGTVHLILDRANPSLLAQVKKNEDRYRAVPLDDRLLFELELQDEKQNLAEAVDHLVHVSVLRYPIAQHPPLGEVTKVLGSDAEAAADTDIVSCKHDLPLGWTPEAIEAVQNLPKEIEPGELKQRQDYRKLTLITFGDRPRGETLPWREVALSLEKQKKQWQVGIHVTDIAHYIAEDSLLDQLARKRGTTVYLDEHICPLFPEGLTGRCSLIPDEDRLALSFFLTVDDQGEVTGFEYHRSVVKVDRQLDFSQVQTALAELESVDDDLKPYSGLLQELFFQICPLIKSQRLQRGSFNLQTEEPAQRLDEGRLGVIMTQESLPIRSLLAELMVVLQREVALQLQALGIPGLYCGQIAPEAEDLTDIVKLAENLDLGVKIDLEGDIIPQHYHHLSQAFESLPAKAVLNHLLANTLKIEKYFSHPAPHFALAYNSGYTHCISPAQRYGDLVVQRLLKLVLTEGRDRRTKQMKTGVELNSHTCRNQINWNVLPPNLQEAIEGDLHQLVLGLNDREQTAEDAEKDLSGLKKAEKMKARTGEIFRGLITGVQSYGFFVQIFDLLAEGLVHVSSLKDDWYEFRSRQCALVGRKSRTSYRLGNEVEVQVRSVDYYRQQIDLGAVNNASKDSNNDHLDDYDEDGDEQDQDGMDWDAMDDGDDDEGGAVIF
- a CDS encoding TIGR03279 family radical SAM protein; the encoded protein is MSETSLRPAKISTVLPGSLGEEMGFEPGDAIVRINGQAPRDLIDYQFLCADDYLELDVLDSQGELHELAVEKEFDQDLGLGFETALFDGLIQCNNRCPFCFIDQQPPGKRESLYYKDDDYRLSFLYGSYLTLTNLSAKEWQRIEQLRLSPLYVSIHATEASVRERLLKNHRAGQILDQLAWFRERRLQIHAQVVVCPGINDGQHLEQTLRDLAQFHQGEVPTVISVAVVPVGLTRFRPSEDELVPVSRQKAVEVIAQVQALQREFAQQWDSQFAWLADEWFLIARRELPPESHYEDYPQIGNGVGSIRQFIKEFHQQAREFLPPAIAPERIWTWVVGNAVEQAFEPLVEQLNQVKGLTVNLAPLNSNYWGQEITVTGLLTGQDLIAKLTGRDLGDGVLLPALMLKHDDTCFLDDLQVADVAQKLGTTIYPVANVASLLEHCVKPMAVLNHC
- a CDS encoding PP2C family protein-serine/threonine phosphatase, which encodes MVILKELVAKLYREQNKVQDLLGAMGYALRSLHNLNQFLELTPLMATRVTDADGSVLVLMRDGEMVVFEQIHGHKHGLKGTIKGALQKARQSALAPSVDSSGILVHFDCSLRRELPAIACYNTPILSHQREVGRLYIFSQDRNYSWTPTRRKLLQLISDQTAVAIANSDLNQKLRSRESQDRELEIASEIQNQLLPRCCPQINGLDIAARCKTASRVGGDYYDFIPANYDQLRQGDWLCRNITHIDVPWSIVIGDVMGKGVPAGLIMTMTRGMLRAEVLNRHSPAQILNHLNRVMYADLENSHRFVTLFYSEYNPETSILSYSNAAHNPPLLWRAGSDSPQCLIPLDTEGALIGLESDSTYRDAQIQLIPGDVLLYYTDGLTDAGNAKGDRFDDKNLRLAFQHACENSQTAQGILTEIFTAVETFVGSENSHQTDKMPARDDMTLVVLRVKSTE